In Vibrio bathopelagicus, the following are encoded in one genomic region:
- the yidD gene encoding membrane protein insertion efficiency factor YidD yields the protein MASPVSPFAWIALIPIYFYRWFISPLIGPRCRFTPTCSLYAIEALKAHGFVKGCWLSGKRLLKCHPLNEGGFDPVPPVQKQDRDK from the coding sequence ATGGCTTCGCCTGTCTCGCCCTTCGCGTGGATAGCGCTAATACCCATCTATTTTTATAGATGGTTTATTAGTCCACTCATCGGCCCACGCTGCCGATTTACTCCAACCTGCTCTTTATATGCGATAGAAGCGTTGAAAGCTCACGGTTTTGTAAAAGGGTGTTGGTTATCAGGCAAACGTCTATTAAAATGCCATCCTTTGAACGAAGGGGGCTTTGACCCCGTTCCACCGGTCCAAAAACAAGACAGAGATAAATAA
- the yidC gene encoding membrane protein insertase YidC: MDSQRNILLIALALVSFLLFQQWNVAQNPEPQAVEQAQSGSTLPAPSYADDLDPAPGQVSSSAKTITVTTDVLTLSIDTVGGDVVKANLNDYSAEFDSEDTFVLLKNEPGHQFIAQSGLVGPQGIDLSSTNRPSYTVSADSFTLADGQDELRIPMTYQANGLDYTKTFVLKRGSYAMDVEYDVVNNSGNNATFGMYAHLRQNVMDDGGSLTMPTYRGGAYSTEDTRYKKYSFDDMQDRNLSLNLANGQGWAAMIQHYFASAWIPRDEAGSNLYTRVIGNLGDIGVRMPNKTIATGDEASFKATLWVGPKLQDQMAAVAPNLDLVVDYGWLWFIAKPLHTLLSFIQGIVVNWGLAIICLTFIVRGAMYPLTKAQYTSMAKMRMLQPKLTAMRERIGDDRQRMSQEMMELYKKEKVNPLGGCLPIILQMPIFISLYWALMESVELRHSPFFGWITDLSAQDPYYILPLLMGASMFLIQKMSPTTVTDPMQQKIMTFMPVMFTFFFLFFPSGLVLYWLVSNIVTLIQQTLIYRALEKKGLHSK; encoded by the coding sequence ATGGATTCTCAACGTAATATCCTGTTAATCGCATTGGCATTGGTTTCTTTTCTACTGTTCCAACAATGGAACGTAGCTCAGAACCCAGAACCACAAGCGGTTGAGCAGGCACAATCTGGCAGCACCCTACCAGCGCCATCTTATGCAGATGATCTAGACCCGGCTCCTGGTCAAGTTTCTTCTTCTGCTAAAACTATCACAGTAACAACTGATGTACTGACTCTGTCAATTGATACGGTTGGTGGTGATGTCGTTAAAGCAAATCTAAATGATTACTCTGCTGAGTTTGATTCTGAAGATACGTTTGTTCTTCTTAAGAACGAACCAGGTCACCAATTTATCGCACAAAGCGGTCTAGTTGGCCCTCAAGGTATCGATTTAAGCAGCACTAACCGCCCTAGCTACACGGTTTCAGCAGACAGCTTCACGCTTGCTGATGGTCAGGATGAACTACGCATCCCGATGACTTACCAAGCGAACGGCCTTGATTACACGAAAACATTCGTCCTTAAGCGTGGCAGCTACGCAATGGATGTTGAATACGATGTAGTCAACAACTCTGGTAACAACGCGACATTCGGCATGTACGCTCACCTACGTCAGAACGTAATGGATGACGGCGGTAGCCTAACAATGCCAACTTACCGTGGTGGTGCTTACTCTACGGAAGACACGCGTTACAAAAAATACAGCTTCGACGACATGCAAGATCGCAACCTGTCTCTTAACCTAGCAAATGGTCAAGGTTGGGCAGCGATGATTCAGCACTACTTTGCAAGTGCATGGATCCCACGCGACGAAGCAGGCAGCAACCTTTACACTCGTGTAATCGGTAACCTTGGTGACATCGGTGTTCGCATGCCGAACAAAACCATCGCTACTGGCGACGAAGCAAGCTTTAAAGCAACGCTTTGGGTTGGTCCTAAACTTCAAGACCAAATGGCTGCTGTTGCACCTAACCTAGACCTAGTAGTTGACTACGGTTGGTTATGGTTCATTGCTAAACCACTTCATACTCTGCTTTCATTCATTCAAGGCATCGTTGTGAACTGGGGTCTGGCAATCATCTGTCTAACGTTTATCGTTCGTGGTGCTATGTACCCACTAACGAAAGCTCAGTACACGTCTATGGCGAAAATGCGTATGCTTCAGCCTAAGCTGACTGCAATGCGTGAGCGTATTGGCGACGACCGTCAACGCATGAGCCAAGAAATGATGGAGCTGTACAAGAAAGAGAAAGTAAACCCACTTGGTGGCTGTTTACCTATCATCTTGCAAATGCCGATCTTCATTTCGCTATACTGGGCACTAATGGAGTCTGTTGAACTACGTCACTCACCGTTCTTCGGTTGGATTACTGACCTTTCAGCACAAGACCCATACTACATCTTGCCACTTCTGATGGGTGCTTCAATGTTCCTAATCCAGAAGATGAGCCCGACAACTGTAACGGATCCAATGCAGCAGAAAATCATGACCTTTATGCCGGTTATGTTTACTTTCTTCTTCTTGTTCTTCCCTTCAGGTCTGGTTCTTTACTGGCTAGTATCGAATATCGTAACTCTGATTCAGCAAACGCTTATCTACCGCGCGCTGGAAAAGAAAGGCTTACACTCTAAGTAA
- the mioC gene encoding FMN-binding protein MioC, with the protein MIHIITGSTLGGAEYVGDHLNDLLEAQGHEIELHNQPEYDNIPQQGTWLLVTSTHGAGEFPDNIQPLIKSLNQESPDLSAIRFAVVALGDSSYDTFCSAGQSAYSLLEKLGAQPISACFTIDVLETPVPEDAAEDWFNDHSDHF; encoded by the coding sequence ATGATCCACATTATTACTGGCAGCACCTTAGGTGGCGCTGAATACGTTGGCGATCACCTTAACGATCTTCTAGAGGCCCAAGGGCACGAGATCGAACTTCATAATCAACCTGAATACGACAATATTCCGCAGCAAGGTACTTGGTTATTGGTGACATCGACGCATGGTGCGGGTGAGTTTCCTGATAATATCCAACCTTTGATCAAGTCATTGAATCAAGAATCTCCCGATTTAAGCGCAATTCGCTTTGCTGTGGTTGCTCTTGGTGACTCAAGCTACGACACCTTCTGTTCTGCAGGTCAGTCTGCTTATTCGCTTCTAGAAAAGCTTGGTGCTCAGCCCATTTCAGCGTGTTTTACCATTGATGTTCTTGAAACACCGGTTCCTGAGGATGCTGCAGAGGATTGGTTTAACGATCATAGTGACCACTTTTAA
- the mnmG gene encoding tRNA uridine-5-carboxymethylaminomethyl(34) synthesis enzyme MnmG, giving the protein MLYHEKFDVIVVGGGHAGTEAALASARTGQSTLLLTHNIDTLGQMSCNPAIGGIGKGHLVKEVDAMGGLMAQAIDHAGIQFRTLNASKGPAVRATRAQADRALYKAFVRNVLENTPNLTLFQQSVDDLIVEQDQVVGVVTQMGLKFRANAVVLTVGTFLGGKIHIGMESSSGGRAGDPPSIALADRLRDLPFRVDRLKTGTPPRIDARSVDFSELEVQHGDNPTPVFSFMGNRAQQPRQIPCYITHTNENTHDVIRANLDRSPMYAGVIEGIGPRYCPSIEDKVMRFADKNSHQIFIEPEGLTTHELYPNGISTSLPFDVQVKIVHSMKGFENAHIVRPGYAIEYDFFDPRDLKLTYETKFIKGLFFAGQINGTTGYEEAAAQGLMAGLNASLFTQGKEGWSPRRDQAYMGVLIDDLSTMGTKEPYRMFTSRAEYRLLLREDNADIRLTEKSRELGLVDDARWTRFNEKMENMEKERQRLKETWINPKSEDIDQLNQILKTPMSREASGEDLLRRPEMTYSQLTSLDRFGPALEDQQASEQVEIQVKYDGYIQRQQDEIEKSLRHENTKLPADIDYSKVKGLSNEVVLKLTTAKPDSIGIASRISGITPAAISILLVYLKKHGLLKKGEEA; this is encoded by the coding sequence ATGCTTTATCACGAAAAATTTGACGTCATCGTTGTTGGTGGTGGCCATGCAGGAACGGAAGCCGCACTCGCATCTGCACGTACTGGTCAAAGTACGTTATTACTAACTCATAATATCGATACGTTGGGACAGATGTCTTGCAACCCAGCCATTGGCGGGATCGGTAAGGGCCACTTGGTAAAAGAGGTCGATGCTATGGGTGGATTAATGGCGCAAGCTATTGATCATGCAGGTATTCAGTTCAGAACATTAAACGCATCAAAAGGCCCTGCGGTACGTGCAACTCGTGCACAAGCTGACCGCGCACTTTACAAAGCCTTTGTCCGTAATGTTCTTGAAAACACACCGAACCTAACTTTGTTCCAACAGTCGGTTGATGACTTGATCGTTGAACAAGATCAAGTGGTGGGTGTGGTTACGCAAATGGGCCTTAAATTCCGCGCTAACGCTGTGGTCTTAACGGTAGGCACATTCCTAGGCGGTAAGATCCATATTGGTATGGAAAGTTCATCTGGTGGACGTGCGGGTGATCCACCATCGATCGCGCTTGCTGACCGTCTTCGTGATCTTCCATTTCGTGTTGATCGCCTAAAAACGGGCACACCTCCTCGCATCGATGCACGCAGCGTTGATTTTTCTGAGCTTGAGGTTCAACACGGCGATAACCCGACTCCGGTTTTCTCATTCATGGGTAACCGAGCTCAGCAGCCGCGTCAGATTCCATGTTACATCACGCATACTAACGAAAATACGCATGACGTTATTCGTGCCAATCTCGATCGCAGCCCGATGTACGCTGGTGTGATTGAAGGTATTGGCCCTCGTTACTGTCCGTCGATCGAAGACAAAGTGATGCGCTTTGCTGATAAAAACAGTCATCAGATTTTCATTGAGCCTGAAGGCCTAACGACACATGAGTTATACCCGAATGGTATTTCAACCAGTTTGCCGTTTGATGTTCAGGTAAAAATCGTTCACTCAATGAAAGGTTTTGAGAACGCACACATCGTTCGTCCTGGCTACGCGATTGAGTACGATTTCTTTGACCCTCGCGATCTTAAACTGACTTACGAGACCAAGTTTATTAAGGGGCTGTTCTTTGCTGGGCAAATCAATGGCACCACTGGCTACGAAGAAGCTGCAGCACAAGGCTTAATGGCCGGTTTGAATGCGAGTTTGTTTACGCAAGGCAAAGAGGGCTGGAGCCCACGCCGCGATCAAGCTTACATGGGTGTACTTATCGATGACTTGTCGACAATGGGTACCAAAGAACCGTACCGCATGTTTACATCTCGTGCCGAATACCGCTTGTTGCTACGTGAAGACAACGCCGATATCCGTTTGACTGAAAAGTCACGTGAACTTGGCTTGGTCGACGATGCTCGTTGGACGCGATTCAACGAGAAGATGGAAAATATGGAGAAAGAACGTCAACGTCTTAAAGAAACATGGATTAATCCAAAATCTGAAGATATTGATCAATTGAACCAGATCCTTAAAACACCAATGTCTCGTGAAGCGAGTGGTGAAGATCTTCTTCGTCGTCCTGAAATGACTTATTCACAATTAACATCGTTGGATCGTTTTGGTCCTGCATTGGAAGATCAACAAGCTTCTGAGCAAGTTGAGATTCAAGTTAAGTACGATGGCTATATCCAGCGTCAACAAGATGAAATTGAAAAATCATTGCGTCATGAAAACACCAAACTGCCGGCTGACATCGATTACAGCAAGGTAAAAGGGCTTTCTAACGAAGTGGTTCTAAAACTAACGACCGCTAAACCTGACTCGATCGGTATTGCATCGCGTATCTCTGGTATTACGCCTGCTGCAATCTCGATTTTGTTGGTTTATCTGAAAAAGCACGGCCTATTGAAAAAAGGTGAGGAAGCATAA
- a CDS encoding amino acid ABC transporter permease: protein MGFDFNYMLGLLPILLKYLGTTMEMAIWGLFFALILSLILANIRVFKIPVLDQLSQLYISFFRGTPLLVQLFLLYYGLPQVFPWMVGLDAFGAAVIGLTLHFAAYMAESIRAAIIGIDRSQMEASLSVGMTTSQAMRRVILPQATRVALPSLMNYFIDMIKSTSLAFTLGVAEIMAKAQMEASSSFRFFEAFLAVALIYWGVVVILTRIQIWAEVKLNKAYVR, encoded by the coding sequence ATGGGATTTGACTTTAACTACATGCTAGGTCTGTTGCCAATACTGCTGAAGTATTTAGGCACCACTATGGAGATGGCAATCTGGGGCTTATTTTTCGCTCTGATTCTATCTTTGATACTGGCGAACATTCGTGTATTCAAAATCCCTGTACTCGACCAACTGAGCCAGCTGTATATTAGCTTCTTCAGAGGCACGCCACTGCTGGTGCAACTGTTCCTTCTATACTACGGGCTACCCCAGGTATTTCCGTGGATGGTTGGACTCGATGCGTTTGGCGCCGCGGTTATCGGCTTAACCTTACACTTTGCTGCCTACATGGCTGAAAGTATTCGTGCTGCCATTATCGGTATCGATCGTAGCCAAATGGAAGCCAGCCTCTCAGTTGGTATGACAACCAGCCAAGCCATGCGTCGAGTGATCTTGCCGCAGGCTACCCGTGTGGCACTGCCGTCTTTGATGAACTATTTCATCGACATGATTAAGTCGACTTCCCTTGCCTTCACCTTAGGGGTGGCTGAAATAATGGCTAAAGCTCAAATGGAAGCATCTTCAAGTTTCCGCTTCTTTGAGGCTTTCCTAGCGGTTGCGCTGATTTATTGGGGTGTGGTGGTTATCCTCACTCGCATTCAAATCTGGGCCGAAGTGAAACTGAATAAGGCGTATGTACGATGA
- a CDS encoding amino acid ABC transporter ATP-binding protein, whose amino-acid sequence MIKLENIHKQFGDTEVLKGIDLEINQGEIIVIIGSSGTGKSTLLRCVNFLEQADQGKISIDDINVDVKKHTKAEVLALRRKTGFVFQNYALFAHQTAKQNIAEGLITVRGWKKQQAHEKAQQILDDIGLGDRADSYPAALSGGQQQRVGIGRAMALQPELLLFDEPTSALDPEWVGEVLNLMKKLANQHQTMLVVTHEMQFAKEVADRVIFMADGHIVEQGSPQDIFGNPQDPKLQKFLNKVGID is encoded by the coding sequence ATGATCAAATTAGAAAATATCCACAAGCAGTTTGGTGACACCGAAGTTCTTAAAGGGATCGACCTAGAAATCAATCAAGGTGAGATAATTGTCATCATAGGTTCAAGTGGTACTGGTAAGTCTACATTGCTGCGCTGCGTTAATTTTCTCGAGCAAGCCGATCAAGGCAAGATTTCCATTGATGATATTAACGTCGATGTAAAAAAACACACCAAAGCCGAGGTACTGGCACTGCGCCGTAAGACCGGTTTTGTGTTCCAAAACTACGCGTTGTTTGCTCACCAAACGGCGAAGCAAAATATTGCCGAAGGTTTGATTACCGTTCGTGGTTGGAAAAAGCAGCAAGCTCATGAAAAAGCACAACAAATATTAGATGACATCGGTTTAGGTGACAGAGCTGATAGCTACCCAGCAGCGCTTTCTGGTGGGCAGCAGCAACGCGTTGGTATTGGCCGAGCTATGGCCCTTCAACCGGAGCTTTTATTGTTCGATGAGCCGACTTCAGCGCTCGATCCTGAGTGGGTTGGTGAAGTACTTAACCTAATGAAAAAATTGGCAAATCAGCATCAAACCATGCTGGTGGTCACCCATGAAATGCAATTTGCTAAAGAGGTTGCAGACCGAGTGATCTTCATGGCTGATGGCCATATTGTCGAACAGGGATCTCCACAGGATATTTTTGGTAATCCACAGGATCCTAAATTACAAAAATTCTTAAATAAGGTTGGGATCGACTAA
- the mnmE gene encoding tRNA uridine-5-carboxymethylaminomethyl(34) synthesis GTPase MnmE, whose amino-acid sequence MTTDTIVAQATAPGRGGVGIIRVSGPQAAQVALEVTGKVLKPRYAEYLPFKSHNGTELDQGIALYFPNPHSFTGEDVLELQGHGGPVVMDMLIKRILSISGVRAARPGEFSERAFLNDKMDLTQAEAIADLIDASSEEAAKSALQSLQGEFSKRINTLVDSLIYLRIYVEAAIDFPEEEIDFLADGKVSTDLQAIIDNLEAVRQEANQGSIMREGMKVVIAGRPNAGKSSLLNALSGKESAIVTDIAGTTRDVLREHIHIDGMPLHIIDTAGLRDASDEVEKIGIERAWEEIAQADRVLFMVDGTTTTATDPKEIWPDFVDRLPNNIGMTVIRNKADQTSEELGICHVNDPTLIRLSAKTGEGVDALRSHLKECMGFAGGNEGGFMARRRHLDALERASEHLDIGQQQLEGYMAGEILAEELRITQQHLNEITGEFSSDDLLGRIFSSFCIGK is encoded by the coding sequence ATGACTACAGATACGATTGTTGCTCAAGCGACTGCGCCAGGGCGTGGTGGCGTAGGTATTATCCGCGTTTCAGGCCCACAAGCCGCTCAAGTCGCTCTAGAAGTAACAGGCAAAGTACTAAAACCGCGCTATGCCGAGTACCTGCCTTTTAAATCTCACAATGGCACTGAACTCGACCAAGGTATTGCACTTTATTTCCCTAACCCACATTCGTTCACTGGCGAAGATGTGTTAGAGCTGCAAGGCCACGGTGGTCCTGTGGTTATGGACATGCTGATCAAACGTATCCTATCCATCTCAGGTGTACGTGCCGCGCGTCCTGGTGAATTCTCTGAGCGTGCATTCTTGAACGACAAGATGGACTTAACGCAAGCTGAAGCGATTGCTGACCTGATTGACGCAAGCTCAGAAGAAGCGGCGAAATCAGCACTACAATCCCTGCAAGGTGAATTCTCTAAACGCATTAATACGCTGGTAGATTCTCTGATTTACTTAAGAATCTACGTTGAAGCCGCAATTGATTTCCCAGAAGAAGAAATTGATTTTCTGGCTGACGGTAAAGTAAGTACTGACTTACAAGCTATCATTGATAACCTAGAAGCTGTGCGCCAAGAAGCCAATCAAGGCTCAATCATGCGTGAAGGCATGAAAGTCGTGATTGCAGGTCGCCCAAATGCGGGTAAATCAAGCCTATTGAATGCGCTGTCGGGTAAAGAGTCTGCCATTGTGACCGATATTGCGGGAACGACACGTGATGTACTGCGTGAACATATCCATATTGACGGCATGCCACTGCACATTATTGATACCGCAGGCCTGCGTGACGCCTCCGATGAAGTAGAAAAAATCGGTATTGAACGCGCTTGGGAAGAAATTGCACAAGCAGATCGCGTATTATTTATGGTGGATGGCACGACAACAACGGCAACTGACCCTAAAGAAATTTGGCCTGATTTCGTTGATCGTCTACCCAATAACATAGGTATGACCGTGATCCGCAATAAAGCGGATCAAACCAGTGAAGAGCTCGGGATCTGCCATGTTAATGATCCTACTCTCATCCGCCTATCTGCAAAAACAGGTGAAGGTGTCGATGCCCTACGTAGCCATCTTAAAGAGTGCATGGGCTTTGCTGGTGGCAACGAAGGTGGTTTTATGGCACGTCGTCGCCACTTAGATGCCCTAGAACGCGCGTCAGAACACCTTGATATTGGGCAACAACAACTTGAAGGCTACATGGCCGGAGAGATATTAGCGGAAGAACTCCGAATCACCCAACAGCACCTCAATGAGATCACTGGCGAGTTCAGTTCAGATGATTTATTGGGTCGTATATTTTCTTCATTCTGTATCGGTAAATAA
- the rnpA gene encoding ribonuclease P protein component, which translates to MLTPEHYQNVFKQAHRAGSPHFTIIARNNSLSNPRLGLAVPKKQIKTAVGRNRFKRLTRESFRNTQHKLPNKDFVVIAKKSAQDLSNEEMFKLLDKLWLRLSRPSRG; encoded by the coding sequence TTGTTAACTCCCGAACATTATCAAAATGTCTTCAAGCAAGCTCATCGAGCCGGCTCCCCTCATTTCACCATTATTGCCCGAAATAACTCTCTTTCAAATCCTCGCCTTGGATTAGCCGTTCCGAAAAAGCAGATTAAAACCGCCGTGGGTCGTAACCGATTCAAGCGTCTTACTCGTGAAAGCTTTCGTAACACTCAACACAAACTTCCTAACAAAGATTTTGTTGTAATCGCTAAGAAGAGCGCGCAAGATTTAAGCAATGAAGAAATGTTCAAGCTACTCGACAAATTATGGCTTCGCCTGTCTCGCCCTTCGCGTGGATAG
- the rpmH gene encoding 50S ribosomal protein L34, with amino-acid sequence MKRTFQPTVLKRKRTHGFRARMATKNGRATINARRAKGRKRLSK; translated from the coding sequence ATGAAACGCACTTTTCAACCTACAGTTCTAAAGCGTAAGCGTACACACGGTTTCCGTGCTCGCATGGCTACTAAGAACGGTCGCGCAACAATCAATGCACGTCGTGCAAAAGGCCGTAAGCGTCTTTCTAAGTAA